A genomic region of Synechococcus sp. NOUM97013 contains the following coding sequences:
- the rpsJ gene encoding 30S ribosomal protein S10, translating to MSTAIAQQKIRIRLKAFDRRMLDLSCDKIIETADNTAATAIGPIPLPTKRKIYCVLRSPHVDKDSREHFETRTHRRIIDIYSPSAKTIDALMKLDLPSGVDIEVKL from the coding sequence ATGTCCACTGCCATCGCTCAGCAGAAGATCCGCATCCGCCTCAAGGCGTTTGACCGCCGCATGCTGGATCTGTCCTGCGACAAAATCATTGAAACGGCTGACAACACAGCAGCGACTGCTATCGGCCCGATCCCCCTTCCCACGAAGCGAAAGATCTACTGCGTGCTGCGCTCTCCTCACGTCGACAAGGACTCCCGTGAGCACTTCGAGACGCGCACCCACCGCCGCATCATCGACATCTACAGCCCGTCTGCCAAGACGATTGATGCCTTGATGAAGCTGGATCTTCCCAGTGGCGTTGACATCGAAGTGAAGCTCTGA